One genomic window of Macrobrachium rosenbergii isolate ZJJX-2024 chromosome 51, ASM4041242v1, whole genome shotgun sequence includes the following:
- the LOC136833068 gene encoding uncharacterized protein: MESGIGDFPQPRRHFGHIHVDVVGPLPQSGGARYLLTLIGCSTRWPEATPVVEASTSACAEALLSSWISRFGVLDDITTDRGLAFLSELWVSLARLMGTTLHSTMAYNPAANGMVEKTHRSLKAALMARCTDENWKAQLPWVLLGLCTAPRANGDESPMEKVYGETLAVPGEFFPTEPDNLDTPLPRLREIAKKFTPLPKDFRGQDP; this comes from the coding sequence ATGGAATCTGGCATcggagacttccctcaaccacgacggcatttcgggcacatccacgtagaCGTCGTAGGGCCTCTGCCGCAAtcggggggagccagatacctcctgacactCATAGGCTGTTCcacaagatggccagaagcaaccccagtggtagaagcatcaacaagcgcTTGCGCGGAAGCCCTActgtcaagttggataagccGTTTTGGTGTGCTGGACGACATAACTACAGATAGGGGCCTAGCATTCTTAtcggaactctgggtctccctggcacgcctgatggggacaacactccacagtacgatggcatacaaccctgcagccaacggtaTGGTGGAAAAAACCCACCGTTCgttgaaagcagctctgatggcacgttgcaccgatgaaaattggaaggcgcagctgccctgggtccttcTGGGTCTCTGCACCGCACCAAGGGCAAACGGCGACGAATCTCCCATGGAGAAAGTCTACGGCGAAACACTGgccgtacctggagaattcttccccacggAGCCGGACAACCTGGATACGCCCCTTCcaaggctaagagaaattgcaaagaagttcaCGCCCCTGCCGAAAGACTTTCGCggacaggacccataa
- the LOC136833451 gene encoding uncharacterized transmembrane protein DDB_G0289901-like encodes MRCELPKTFAARESKLSSRNFLPSESSAVNRLCQMLNAFAFLSVLLLIIEKTVSQEHGNAAPTQVYLAPTRDSSKEDEYYEDDASYSFRYNVEDPFAGNYYGHYEERDGDHTAGGYNVLLPDGRHQKVSYTVSGDSGFVARVEYEGVANFYSQPVRHDVIASQGPVAHSQSFSPSPGDPIHTELLPTPQAHTFRTSNIGAQQTHKAGAFAGTAGLDAGSVSNLNALGIQNAEITSSQHGVKDDSSEVGTDGGIINAGASSAPFEGIHAGSQIGSGTGTFALDAGSSHAASGGTEIPGNIATSSFGVGHVGTTGSPLAAGHITDGLSLGQTGSLDSSLSSGPPGSIPVGINTLVDHTETSSIPAGVQLNVDHSGSGVNLGLISQSPGVTVNPVRETGPVRLGVPTLQRPVAHSQSFNKSPGDPIQAEVLPTPQVHTFRTGNIGAQQTHKAGAFAGTAGFDAGSVSNLNSLGIQNAEITSSQHSVEDDSSEVGTDGGVINAGASSAPFEGIHAGSQTGSGTGTFTLDAGSSHAASGGTEFPGNIATSSFGAGHFGTTGSPLAAGHITDGLSLGQTGSLDSSLSFGSPGSIPVGGNTIVGHTETSSIPAGAQLNVDHSGSGGNLGLISQSSGVTVIPVRETGTVRHDVITSQGPVAHSQSFSTSPGDPIQTELLSTPQAHTFSIGNIGAQQTHKAGVFAGTAGFDAGSVSNLNALGIQNAEITSSQHGVKDDSSEVGTDGGIINAGASSAPFEGIHAGSQIGSSTGTFALGAGSSHAASGGTEFPENIATSSFGVGHFGTTGSPLAAGHITDGLSLGQTGSLDSALSFGSPGSIPVGGNAFVGHTETSIIPAGVQLNVDHSGSGVNLGLISQSPGVTVIPVRETDPVNNAFVASHDINSGTGFDVRSFEGFVPVLTENGGQGFIFSQALNEGSGFEVQQPGLSNQLTNVAGLSDFGIHAGGLPSIALTSGNAGFVEGTSNQFTAGGANILGTRHSDFNIVPIHSVGTDLVVTNELSNLAEGGNTGFVAGTSNQFTVGGANILGTRHSDFNIVPIHSLGTGLGVTNELSNVAEGGDSGFEIGQVHGITNILGNGGASFGVRPSSGIAVAEGTGIGQVGGVTGTSLSSSGVNFGVRPSDGFAVEKGIRNSGFGFDLVDGEGGSRGSDIRIGQVRGVTFVPLSSGGGVISETGASQETESNLGFRGSRGSFDSVGFSSNHIDELSSNQGKNLGVGHLVSNTGGKSNSFPSIDVNAFTVAPEPVKATDDLHIFQEDSPSQLEVIDTSRTALHTGTVATGHFNQVSDSDFQQPSQLELIDTSKAVLHTGKAAIGHINQVSNADFQQLRLKPKAELGVTVINFGSDLSHENLQLQSSHSSFNNNHIPQGVKAVKAPTIIAATLLGDDISGPHEAILRKLVDGALKGKVGSHPDIRVVRVA; translated from the coding sequence gTACAATGTAGAAGACCCTTTTGCAGGCAACTATTATGGCcattatgaagagagagatggTGACCACACAGCTGGAGGTTACAACGTACTTCTCCCAGATGGGAGGCATCAAAAAGTCTCCTACACTGTGAGTGGTGACTCTGGATTTGTGGCACGGGTTGAATACGAAGGTGTGGCAAATTTTTATTCACAACCGGTTAGACATGATGTAATCGCATCACAGGGACCTGTTGCTCATTCACAGTCATTTAGCCCATCTCCAGGTGATCCCATTCATACAGAGCTCCTACCTACTCCTCAGGCTCATACATTCCGCACTAGCAACATTGGAGCTCAGCAAACACACAAAGCAGGAGCTTTTGCTGGAACTGCAGGACTTGATGCAGGTTCAGTAAGTAATCTAAATGCACTTGGTATTCAAAATGCTGAGATAACAAGTTCTCAGCACGGTGTCAAAGACGACAGCTCTGAAGTTGGAACAGATGGTGGTATAATTAATGCAGGAGCCAGTTCTGCACCCTTTGAAGGGATCCATGCTGGAAGTCAAATTGGAAGTGGTACAGGTACATTTGCCCTAGATGCTGGAAGCAGTCATGCTGCAAGTGGAGGAACTGAAATTCCAGGGAATATAGCCACAAGTTCATTTGGTGTTGGTCATGTTGGAACCACTGGCAGTCCTTTAGCAGCAGGGCACATTACTGATGGACTTTCATTAGGACAAACAGGGAGCCTTGACAGCTCTTTGTCATCTGGCCCACCAGGTAGCATTCCAGTTGGAATAAACACTTTAGTGGATCATACTGAAACTAGCAGTATCCCTGCTGGTGTCCAGCTGAATGTTGATCACAGTGGGAGTGGAGTAAACTTGGGACTTATCTCACAGAGTCCAGGAGTCACTGTAAATCCAGTAAGAGAGACAGGTCCTGTTAGACTTGGTGTACCCACATTGCAGCGACCTGTTGCTCATTCACAGTCATTTAACAAATCACCAGGTGATCCCATTCAAGCAGAGGTCCTACCTACTCCGCAGGTTCATACATTCCGCACTGGCAACATTGGAGCTCAGCAAACACACAAAGCAGGAGCTTTTGCTGGAACTGCAGGATTTGATGCAGGTTCAGTAAGTAATCTAAATTCACTTGGTATTCAGAATGCTGAAATAACAAGTTCTCAGCACAGTGTTGAAGACGACAGCTCTGAAGTTGGAACGGATGGTGGTGTAATTAATGCAGGAGCCAGTTCTGCACCCTTTGAAGGGATCCATGCTGGAAGTCAAACTGGAAGTGGTACAGGTACATTTACACTAGATGCTGGTAGCAGTCATGCTGCAAGTGGAGGAACTGAATTTCCAGGGAATATAGCCACAAGTTCATTTGGTGCTGGTCATTTTGGAACCACTGGCAGTCCTTTAGCAGCAGGGCACATTACTGATGGACTTTCATTAGGACAAACAGGGAGCCTTGATAGCTCTTTGTCATTTGGCTCACCAGGTAGTATTCCAGTTGGAGGAAACACTATCGTGGGTCATACTGAAACTAGCAGTATCCCTGCTGGTGCCCAGCTGAATGTTGATCACAGTGGAAGTGGAGGAAACTTGGGACTTATCTCACAGAGTTCAGGAGTCACTGTAATTCCAGTAAGAGAGACAGGTACTGTTAGACATGATGTAATCACATCACAGGGACCTGTTGCTCATTCACAGTCATTTAGCACATCTCCAGGTGATCCCATTCAAACGGAGCTACTATCTACTCCTCAGGCTCATACATTCAGCATTGGCAACATTGGAGCTCAGCAAACACACAAAGCAGGAGTTTTCGCTGGAACTGCAGGATTTGATGCAGGTTCAGTAAGTAATCTAAATGCACTTGGTATTCAAAATGCTGAGATAACAAGTTCTCAGCACGGTGTCAAAGACGACAGCTCTGAAGTTGGAACGGATGGTGGTATAATTAATGCAGGTGCCAGTTCTGCACCCTTTGAAGGGATCCATGCTGGAAGTCAAATTGGAAGTAGTACAGGTACATTTGCACTAGGTGCTGGAAGCAGTCATGCTGCAAGTGGAGGAACTGAATTTCCAGAGAATATAGCCACAAGTTCATTTGGTGTTGGTCATTTTGGAACCACTGGCAGTCCTTTAGCAGCAGGGCACATTACTGATGGACTTTCATTAGGACAAACAGGGAGCCTTGACAGCGCTTTGTCATTTGGCTCACCAGGTAGCATTCCAGTTGGAGGAAACGCTTTCGTGGGTCATACTGAAACTAGCATTATCCCGGCTGGTGTCCAGCTGAATGTTGATCACAGTGGAAGTGGAGTAAACTTGGGACTTATCTCACAGAGTCCAGGAGTCACTGTAATtccagtaagagagacagatcctGTTAACAATGCATTTGTCGCTTCTCATGACATAAACAGTGGAACTGGGTTTGATGTAAGATCTTTTGAAGGATTTGTACCTGTACTTACTGAAAATGGAGGTCAAGGATTCATATTTAGCCAGGCACTGAATGAAGGATCTGGGTTTGAAGTTCAACAACCTGGGCTTTCTAATCAATTGACAAATGTAGCTGGTTTAAGCGATTTTGGCATACATGCTGGTGGCCTGCCTTCAATAGCACTCACTAGTGGAAATGCAGGTTTTGTAGAAGGGACTTCAAATCAGTTCACAGCTGGTGGAGCTAACATTTTAGGAACTAGGCACTCAGACTTTAATATTGTTCCTATTCATAGTGTGGGTACTGATCTAGTTGTAACAAATGAACTCTCAAACTTGGCTGAAGGTGGAAATACAGGTTTTGTAGCAGGGACTTCAAATCAGTTCACAGTTGGTGGAGCTAACATCTTAGGAACTAGGCACTCAGACTTTAATATTGTTCCTATTCATAGTTTGGGTACTGGTCTAGGTGTAACAAATGAACTATCAAATGTGGCTGAAGGCGGGGACAGTGGTTTTGAGATTGGCCAGGTACATGGAATTACTAATATACTCGGTAATGGCGGTGCCAGTTTTGGAGTTAGACCCTCAAGTGGGATAGCTGTTGCAGAGGGAACTGGTATTGGGCAAGTGGGAGGAGTGACTGGTACATCACTCAGCAGTAGTGGTGTCAACTTTGGTGTTAGACCTTCAGATGGTTTTGCAGTTGAAAAAGGAATTAGAAACAGTGGTTTTGGATTTGACTTAGTAGATGGTGAAGGAGGAAGCAGAGGAAGTGATATTAGGATTGGTCAAGTAAGAGGTGTTACTTTTGTGCCActtagtagtggtggtggtgttaTCTCTGAGACTGGGGCTTCACAAGAAACTGAATCTAATCTGGGATTCAGAGGAAGTCGGGGTAGTTTTGACTCAGTTGGATTCAGTAGTAATCATATTGATGAACTCTCAAGTAACCAAGGCAAAAACCTTGGAGTTGGACACTTAGTAAGTAACACTGGTGGAAAAAGTAACAGTTTTCCATCAATTGACGTGAATGCATTCACTGTAGCGCCAGAACCTGTAAAAGCAACAGACGATCTCCACATATTTCAGGAAGATTCACCTAGCCAGTTAGAGGTTATAGATACAAGTAGAACAGCACTTCATACTGGGACAGTGGCAACTGGCCACTTCAACCAAGTATCAGATTCTGATTTTCAACAACCTAGCCAGTTAGAGCTTATAGATACAAGTAAAGCAGTGCTTCACACTGGCAAAGCAGCAATTGGCCACATCAACCAAGTATCAAATGCTGATTTTCAACAGCTGCGTTTGAAACCTAAGGCCGAACTTGGTGTAACTGTAATCAATTTTGGATCTGATCTTTCACACGAAAATTTACAGCTGCAAAGCAGTCACTCATCATTTAATAATAACCATATTCCACAAGGAGTAAAGGCAGTTAAAGCCCCAACTATTATAGCTGCCACTTTACTTGGAGATGATATTTCAGGTCCCCATGAAGCAATCCTCAGGAAGCTGGTTGATGGGGCTCTTAAAGGTAAGGTGGGTAGTCATCCTGATATTAGAGTAGTACGTGTGGCTTAA